The Microtus ochrogaster isolate Prairie Vole_2 unplaced genomic scaffold, MicOch1.0 UNK188, whole genome shotgun sequence genome has a window encoding:
- the LOC101983524 gene encoding interferon-induced very large GTPase 1-like encodes MDTAKFIPDEPQSRSRRKQDLQKKLSEVGLSIDYWLPKLEEDVGVTCAQALQHLEEKDLQNLKSQTQHTWEEKALEKLLDLSQPNSVAEFQKTSGKMIESRQQQAGQALQELKTLQSEGKHRQEEEVRRKEAELRQAMEIPEECWPGPEVPLKDITETMERHLSHIKATMIKNQNFSDRDLLRITSGGLVLQGIYKTSNQKDLATRREELLRVPKELFLFGSEQGKRMETKEFTSSKEESLFTETVEKFGFRLTLLAKAGGWGFNFEGGMDKVKHIESKEVHQSHSKHTYFCSSKFSYNPLASFHFCKDQLQLSTAALKELKIIEEQLEHTEGPDRFLVVRKRTENFFNRFGSHANQGPVHFGGIFYWKAISEGFKSDQLDCVKQQAAEALDIYVRGSYSGFGFDVGGGMTASDAHSASSYKNSTNQQLQIKVQLSVAQIGGPPEANGIVQWTTGLLASNKTWCVIDRELQLVPIWDIILSNHRSNFKNPFLVANCLAENYTALTGLAAYIQPGEHIPSTIKEAELFLDDVKSWEVSDPEEQLNYLMDFMQTLAHKTKGYDVWINTCLTNCNLQNFLINTVNFCKNSSIKKTKFIKSQFCSLLEPHVHKVKNFPQVTSIRQWIYQTESEEQQVKITELSEFLKTLKEIQKALMEANDKSESLETVEEAQRKATCDVTTALSSFLNYLREAEQPDMQLLLHCIAAGAGYQLESNVFQPLLGCNELNFLLEEVQTVQHRYQELKTICTDRAQAFLVLKSLTATVGLSAISSEEKANRLTLTRQHMEHLLSTRVAHLITKFGTDRDWENLENNLRLLIDGNYEDTISSLQMDEVKKQLQSLLNKQEETYEQQNDDSNEKEVIEKGPFLDLLQRLGLEHHYPKRMSRADFHLIYKTSVCNTQPRSEQELPFYFLQKLLMLDCGFRYLVFKNDGNADTQDSVVPSNQENDVVDPYEELFDDSDEVTNSSPIESRPHIHPMDIQMAIFHCADDLARQYILSKLTICQFALPLVVPNPNTSQMEFSLWSLRYIRKSWQESSKSQPDKSYSHRNQQMCCVSTPIVSFIRVGKGFSASKSQIMNSLLSRHKHDVFFHRHCRGSSKYCLLMEGVVEISWFCPGGQGEDTFDKCVAFTNLHGDAKDHRQQLSFLQDVSSVIVILMSASDNNKENQNFVRHMWQSSKPVICLIDDKEKIMTNNSGRKVRIGIRNRNEAELTEELTIAIEHLLEVSGTALSIEDCSQMAQKQGFMIDEDQRALKEAKEKAQTNKKLLEQSRVSQIKENLLPLQGQLWHHWCKKDKELYHLRERGNRSIEQHKSDIQKEKQKIRWQQFEKAFPLNGFMQSVLQILKEDSENDLKFYFLYWLSVVLENLTVEHLEILHGKQQYLWSQVQAEKQKSQKNSSLTLWQKQIEAISTEILNCTLGIEHLLREVGQIYEALEEISSSRDRLFLCLPQIAADLMIAGVPIELMDGDASYVPLKWVTAVFDKISEKVGDKRLFVLSVLGLQSSGKSTLLNALFGLQFTASAGRCTKGAYMQLLKVEETFTKELGFDFVLVVDTEGLRAPELNNKSRNWDNELATFVIGLANLTLINIFGENPSEMQDILQIVVQAFLRMKQVKISPSCFFVHQNVGEVTAKDQTMEGXXXXXXXXXXXXXXXXXXXXXXXXXXXXXXXXXXXXXXXXXXXXXXXXNPPMAPPNPHYSHNVQELKAGILRTAQQESKGRIMKISDVKFRVQDLWKALVSENFIFSFRNTQEVIAMSKLESMYNLWTWELRSYVLDLQNQLNNQIQNGKILTLTTNALESPVSTKYEIIKQKFDKYFEEDPDSETLVQWKANFENKLLMLKDALISDTRKKGNELISLKQSQERLDKQKSQYENELLERSRELALDVKGKELSDKELREKFNQVWTSWIYNVSSTVPLVIEPDIDSDAENIFLLCFKKDKNIAERLKKRSGEMFVINYDKHVQMKKRYLVSKIKLESCHKESVKKTTKNIYLRFDEIIKNIWKQKRDYSQHDFHKIPMIIENELKSVSPEEEYTFTRDYTIDLSLCLFQRASKSFKEMHKAFKRANDPVNYLESKKDDFFTSFKISCQGATSITAFVEFLWLKLTPAVSTTIWEKMRLKVAGDMRVTCPAFNGNRANLEKHILISLAEEENFDKYWQYIHHPESFFRDYIRDHIRSYCSEKEGEKIKTFLKISLGDIKNAILSAIHKTTEVANDRGTASRWLDLFCDHLGSNLIFPRKDLISIEHLELNDTEFLKETMSADLDPKMKEVEEDCSRKPIDEMVPDIEKILSAHLCGCWKQCPFCKAICTNTIPEHDGDHSVPFHRSKAVNGWHHYKTDYFAIECCTTSVASDHSFILNDIHRFPYKKYRAAGGDFATWSITPDSSAQPYWKWFVCHFRSELEEIYEKKFTNLGTIPDSWTKITKEEVFDDLKN; translated from the coding sequence ATGGACACAGCAAAGTTCATCCCTGATGAGCCTCAgtccagaagcagaaggaagcaagATCTCCAGAAGAAGCTGTCAGAAGTGGGGTTGTCTATTGACTACTGGCTGCCTAAGCTTGAGGAAGATGTGGGTGTGACCTGTGCCCAGGCCTTACAACACTTAGAAGAAAAAGACCTCCAGAACCTGAAGTCCCAGACACAACACACATGGGAAGAAAAGGCTCTGGAGAAGCTGCTTGACCTCTcacagccaaacagtgttgcagaGTTCCAGAAGACTTCAGGGAAGATGATAGAGAGCAGACAGCAGCAGGCAGGACAGGCACTGCAGGAACTGAAGACCTTGCAGTCAGAAGGgaaacacagacaggaagaggaagtaaggagGAAAGAAGCAGAGTTGAGGCAAGCAATGGAGATCCCTGAAGAGTGCTGGCCAGGGCCAGAAGTACCCCTCAAAGATATCACTGAAACAATGGAGAGACATCTCAGTCACATAAAAGCGACAATGATAAAAAATCAAAACTTCTCAGATAGAGACCTGCTAAGAATCACATCAGGTGGACTGGTCCTGCAGGGAATTTATAAGACCAGCAACCAAAAGGACTTGGCAACAAGGAGAGAAGAACTACTCAGGGTCCCAAAGGAACTGTTCCTCTTTGGGTCTGAGCAAGGAAAACGgatggaaacaaaagaattcaCATCTTCTAAAGAAGAATCCCTGTTCACTGAAACTGTGGAGAAGTTTGGTTTCCGGTTAACACTTTTAGCCAAGGCTGGAGGTTGGGGATTTAATTTTGAAGGTGGAATGGATAAAGTCAAGCATATTGAGTCCAAAGAAGTCCACCAATCACATTCTAAGCACACTTATTTCTGCTCATCGAAGTTCAGCTACAACCCACTAGCCTCCTTCCACTTTTGCAAAGATCAGCTCCAACTCTCCACCGCTGCTCTCAAGGAACTGAAAATCATAGAGGAACAACTGGAACACACAGAAGGACCAGACAGATTCCTTGTAGTGAGGAAAAGGACTGAAAACTTCTTCAACAGATTTGGCTCTCATGCTAATCAAGGCCCTGTGCATTTTGGGGGAATATTCTACTGGAAGGCCATTTCAGAGGGTTTTAAAAGTGACCAGCTGGATTGTGtgaagcagcaggcagcagaggccTTAGATATTTATGTAAGAGGGAGCTACAGTGGCTTTGGATTTGATGTTGGTGGAGGGATGACGGCATCAGATGCACATTCAGCAAGCTCCTACAAAAATTCAACTAATCAACAGCTCCAAATCAAAGTCCAATTATCTGTAGCCCAGATAGGTGGACCACCAGAAGCAAATGGAATTGTTCAGTGGACAACTGGCCTTCTTGCAAGCAACAAAACTTGGTGTGTCATTGACCGAGAACTTCAGCTGGTACCCATTTGGGACATCATCCTATCAAATCACAGAAGCAATTTTAAGAACCCCTTTCTGGTGGCTAACTGCCTGGCAGAAAATTATACTGCTCTGACAGGTCTTGCTGCCTACATCCAGCCTGGAGAACATATACCAAGTACCATAAAGGAAGCAGAACTTTTCCTGGATGATGTGAAATCCTGGGAGGTCTCAGATCCTGAAGAACAGCTTAACTACCTGATGGATTTTATGCAAACACTGGCTCACAAAACAAAAGGATACGATGTTTGGATTAATACATGCCTTACAAATTGTAACCTACAAAATTTTCTTATAAACACTGTCAACTTTTGCAAAAACTCTTCCATTAAAAAAACTAAGTTTATTAAATCTCAATTCTGCAGCCTTCTAGAACCTCATGTACACAAAGTGAAAAACTTTCCTCAGGTGACTTCAATCAGGCAGTGGATCTACCAGACAGAGTCAGAAGAACAGCAAGTTAAAATCACTGAATTGTCTGAATTCCTTAAAACTCTAAAAGAAATCCAAAAAGCTCTCATGGAAGCAAATGACAAATCTGAGTCCCTAGAAACAGTGGAAGAGGCTCAAAGAAAGGCTACCTGTGATGTCACCACAGCTCTTAGCTCCTTCTTGAACTAtcttagagaagcagagcagccagacaTGCAGCTGCTACTACACTGCATTGCAGCTGGTGCAGGCTATCAGTTGGAAAGCAATGTTTTCCAGCCTCTTCTGGGGTGCAATGAATTAAATTTTCTCCTGGAAGAAGTACAAACTGTCCAACACAGATATCAGGAGCTAAAAACTATCTGCACTGACAGAGCACAGGCATTCCTAGTGCTCAAATCGCTGACGGCCACAGTTGGACTCTCAGCCATTTcttcagaagaaaaagcaaaccGCTTGACATTAACAAGGCAGCATATGGAGCACTTACTTTCTACTAGAGTCGCACATCTCATCACAAAGTTTGGAACAGATCGTGATTGGGAGAATCTAGAGAATAATTTGAGATTGCTCATTGATGGGAACTATGAAGACACCATCTCTTCTTTGCAAATGGATGAGGTAAAAAAGCAATTGCAAAGTCTcctgaataaacaggaagaaaCTTATGAACAACAAAATGATGATAGCAATGAAAAAGAGGTGATAGAAAAAGGACCTTTTCTAGACTTACTCCAACGTCTGGGTCTAGAACATCACTACCCAAAAAGGATGAGCAGAGCTGACTTCCATCTGATCTATAAGACTTCTGTGTGCAATACACAGCCAAGATCTGAACAGGAACTTCCCTTCTATTTCCTACAAAAGCTATTGATGCTAGATTGTGGGTTCCGATATCTGGTCTTCAAAAATGATGGAAATGCAGACACCCAAGACTCAGTAGTTCCCTCCAACCAGGAAAATGATGTTGTTGATCCATACGAAGAGCTGTTTGATGACAGTGATGAAGTCACTAATTCTTCACCCATTGAGTCCCGGCCCCACATTCACCCAATGGACATCCAGATGGCCATTTTTCACTGTGCAGATGATCTTGCAAGGCAATACATTTTGTCCAAACTTACCATTTGTCAATTTGCACTCCCCCTTGTGGTGCCAAATCCAAACACTTCTCAGATGGAAttctctctctggtctctcagATATATTAGGAAAAGCTGGCAAGAGTCAAGTAAATCACAACCAGACAAGAGCTACAGTCACAGGAATCAGCAAATGTGCTGTGTCTCTACCCCCATTGTGTCCTTCATTAGAGTTGGAAAAGGCTTCTCTGCTTCCAAATCTCAGATCATGAACTCTCTCCTCAGTAGACATAAACATGATGTGTTTTTTCACAGGCACTGCAGAGGAAGCAGCAAGTATTGTCTCCTGATGGAGGGAGTGGTAGAGATCTCCTGGTTCTGTCCTGGGGGTCAAGGTGAGGACACATTTGACAAGTGTGTGGCCTTCACCAATCTTCATGGAGATGCCAAGGACCATAGGCAACAACTCAGCTTCCTGCAGGATGTCTCTTCTGTCATTGTGATCCTCATGTCAGCTTCtgataacaataaagaaaaccaaaactttgTCAGACACATGTGGCAGTCATCAAAACCTGTGATCTGTCTGATTGATGACAAAGAAAAAATCATGACTAATAATTCAGGCAGAAAGGTGAGGATTGGCATTAGGAATAGAAATGAGGCAGAATTAACAGAAGAACTCACGATTGCCATTGAACATTTACTAGAAGTCTCTGGCACTGCTCTCAGTATAGAAGACTGTTCACAGATGGCTCAGAAACAAGGATTCATGATTGATGAAGATCAAAGAGCATTGAAGgaggccaaagaaaaagcacagacaAATAAGAAACTCCTAGAGCAATCCAGGGTATCTCAGATAAAAGAAAACTTGCTGCCTCTTCAGGGACAACTATGGCACCATTGGTGCAAGAAGGACAAGGAACTCTATCATCTGAGAGAAAGGGGGAATCGGAGCATTGAACAACACAAGAGtgacattcagaaagaaaaacaaaaaatacgaTGGCAGCAGTTTGAAAAGGCCTTCCCTCTCAATGGTTTCATGCAATCTGTCCtacaaattctcaaagaagacTCAGAAAATGACCTCAAATTCTACTTCTTATATTGGTTAAGTGTGGTTTTAGAAAATCTAACTGTAGAACACTTGGAGATTTTACATGGGAAACAACAATATTTGTGGTCACAAGTAcaggcagaaaaacagaaatcacagaagaACAGCTCCCTGACACTCTGGCAGAAGCAGATAGAAGCCATCTCTACTGAAATTCTTAACTGCACTTTAGGAATTGAACACCTTCTCCGAGAAGTTGGACAGATCTATGAAGCTCTGGAAGAAATTTCCTCCTCTAGAGACAggctttttctctgcctcccccagatTGCTGCAGATTTGATGATAGCTGGGGTTCCCATTGAGCTGATGGATGGGGATGCTTCATATGTGCCTCTAAAGTGGGTGACAGCTGTTTTTGACAAGATCTCAGAGAAAGTTGGAGACAAAAGGTTGTTTGTTCTCTCTGTCCTGGGCCTACAGAGCTCAGGGAAATCCACCCTACTGAATGCCCTGTTTGGGCTGCAGTTCACAGCCAGTGCAGGCAGGTGCACCAAGGGGGCCTACATGCAGCTCCTGAAGGTGGAAGAGACATTCACAAAAGAACTTGGCTTTGATTTTGTGCTTGTTGTAGACACAGAAGGACTTCGGGCTCCAGAACTCAACAACAAATCCCGGAATTGGGACAATGAGTTGGCAACATTCGTCATTGGCCTTGCAAACTTGACTCTGATCAATATTTTTGGGGAGAATCCATCAGAGATGCAGGATATCCTACAAATAGTTGTCCAGGCCTTTCTGAGAATGAAACAAGTGAAAATCTCCCCCAGTTGCTTCTTTGTCCATCAGAATGTGGGAGAAGTTACAGCTAAAGACCAAACTATGGAAGGNNNNNNNNNNNNNNNNNNNNNNNNNNNNNNNNNNNNNNNNNNNNNNNNNNNNNNNNNNNNNNNNNNNNNNNNNNNNNNNNNNNNNNNNNNNNNNNNNNNNNNNNNNNNNNNNNNNNNNNNNNNNNNNNNNNNNNNNNNNNNNNNNAATCCCCCAATGGCCCCTCCCAATCCTCACTATAGCCACAATGTCCAGGAGTTGAAGGCTGGGATTCTTAGGACTGCGCAGCAGGAATCCAAGGGAAGGATCATGAAGATCTCAGATGTAAAATTCCGAGTTCAGGATTTATGGAAAGCCCTGGTTAGTGAGAActtcattttcagtttcaggaataCCCAAGAGGTCATAGCCATGAGTAAACTGGAATCCATGTATAACCTCTGGACCTGGGAACTGAGAAGTTATGTTCTAGACTTACAGAATCAGTTGAACAATCAGATTCAGAATGGGAAAATCCTGACTCTCACAACTAATGCACTGGAGTCTCCAGTTAGTACAAAATATGAAATCATCAAGCAAAAATTTGACAAGTATTTTGAAGAAGACCCAGATAGTGAAACATTGGTTCAATGGAaagcaaattttgaaaataagctACTAATGCTTAAAGATGCACTTATTTCAGACACCAGAAAGAAAGGCAATGAGCTCATCAGTCTTAAACAAAGCCAAGAAAGACTagataaacaaaagtcacaataTGAAAATGAACTGTTAGAGAGGAGCCGAGAGTTGGCTTTAGATGTGAAGGGTAAAGAATTAAGTGATAAAGAGTTGCGTGAGAAATTCAATCAAGTTTGGACAAGTTGGATCTACAATGTGTCTTCTACTGTACCCCTTGTCATAGAGCCTGACATTGATTCAGATGCTGAAAACATTTTCCTACTGTGTttcaaaaaggacaaaaatattgcagaaagactaaagaaaagaagtggagaaaTGTTTGTCATCAATTATGACAAGCATgtccaaatgaaaaaaagatatttagtttcaaaaattaaattagaatctTGCCATAAAGAGTCagttaaaaaaacaaccaagaacatttatttaagatttgatgaaataattaaaaacatttggaAGCAAAAGCGTGATTACAGTCAGCATGATTTTCATAAAATCCCAATGATAATAGAAAACGAACTGAAATCTGTTTCCCCTGAGGAAGAATATACATTTACCAGAGACTACACCATTGACTTATCCTTGTGCTTATTCCAAAGGGCATCTAAGAGTTTCAAAGAAATGCATAAGGCATTCAAAAGAGCAAATGATCCTGTTAACTATCTGGAGAGCAAGAAAGATGATTTCTTCACGAGTTTTAAGATCTCCTGCCAAGGTGCCACGTCCATCACAGCTTTTGTGGAATTCCTGTGGCTCAAGCTCACTCCTGCTGTCTCTACCACTATATGGGAAAAAATGCGCCTTAAAGTAGCTGGGGACATGAGAGTCACGTGCCCTGCATTCAATGGAAACAGGGCTAACCTGGAGAAACACATTCTCATTTCTCtggcagaagaagaaaactttGATAAGTATTGGCAGTACATTCATCATCCAGAATCCTTTTTCAGGGATTACATTAGAGACCACATTAGAAGCTACTGTTCAGAAAAGGAAGgtgaaaaaataaagacttttttaaaaataagtttaggaGACATAAAGAATGCCATCCTCTCTGCCATTCATAAGACCACAGAAGTAGCAAATGATAGAGGCACTGCTTCTCGCTGGTTGGATTTGTTCTGTGATCACCTAGGGAGCAACCTGATCTTTCCAAGAAAAGACCTCATAAGCATCGAGCACCTAGAGTTAAATGACACTGAGTTTCTCAAAGAAACCATGAGTGCAGATTTGGATCCTAAAATGAAGGAAGTCGAGGAGGACTGCTCAAGAAAGCCCATAGATGAAATGGTTCCTGACATTGAGAAAAttctctctgcccatctctgTGGCTGCTGGAAGCAGTGTCCTTTTTGTAAAGCAATTTGTACCAACACCATTCCTGAACATGATGGAGACCACAGTGTACCATTCCACCGTTCTAAGGCTGTCAATGGATGGCATCATTATAAAACAGACTACTTTGCCATTGAGTGCTGTACTACTTCTGTAGCAAGtgatcattcatttattttaaatgacatccaCAGATTCCCATATAAGAAATATCGAGCAGCAGGAGGTGATTTTGCTACTTGGAGCATCACCCCAGACTCATCTGCCCAGCCATATTGGAAATGGTTTGTCTGTCATTTCAGATCAGAGCTAGAAgagatatatgaaaaaaaatttacaaacttAGGTACTATTCCAGATTCATGGACCAAAATCACAAAGGAAGAAGTATTTGATGActtgaaaaattag